The Kangiella marina genome window below encodes:
- a CDS encoding SAM-dependent methyltransferase has product MNIKKANGSLTCIGTGITLAGQITTLSKNYLEQAERVFGILPDKLSEDWVKSINPSYKSLQYLYAEGKSRRQTYQDMTEVVCQSVREGNKVVLALYGHPGIFACVGHFAIERLKTEGYPAQMLPGVSADACLYADLGIDPGTTGCQAYEATQFLFSGVPLNTSAYTILWQIGLAGEHTLKTLKTTQENLKATVRILNKWYPLQHEMILYEAPFIPVQKPRIDTFMLKELPQIDISTISTLVIPPLTGLKLDKGALDEFGLDISDFG; this is encoded by the coding sequence ATGAATATTAAAAAAGCCAATGGTTCTTTAACATGCATTGGCACTGGTATTACTCTTGCCGGGCAAATTACAACCCTATCTAAAAACTATCTTGAGCAGGCTGAACGTGTTTTTGGCATTTTGCCAGATAAGCTTTCAGAAGACTGGGTAAAGTCGATAAATCCATCCTATAAAAGCCTCCAGTATTTGTACGCTGAAGGTAAGTCTCGTCGTCAAACGTACCAAGACATGACCGAGGTCGTTTGCCAGTCGGTGCGAGAGGGAAATAAAGTCGTACTGGCGCTGTATGGTCATCCAGGTATTTTTGCCTGTGTCGGACATTTTGCTATCGAGCGCTTGAAAACGGAGGGGTATCCAGCTCAGATGCTTCCGGGGGTTTCCGCGGATGCGTGTCTTTATGCCGATCTGGGTATCGACCCCGGTACTACCGGTTGCCAAGCTTATGAAGCGACTCAGTTTTTATTTAGCGGAGTACCGCTAAATACATCAGCCTACACCATTTTATGGCAAATTGGTCTAGCCGGTGAGCATACGCTAAAAACACTTAAAACAACGCAAGAGAATTTGAAGGCGACAGTGCGTATTTTGAATAAATGGTACCCACTTCAGCATGAAATGATCCTGTATGAAGCTCCTTTTATACCGGTGCAGAAGCCACGAATAGATACGTTCATGCTTAAAGAGTTGCCTCAGATAGACATATCGACGATTTCAACCTTAGTCATTCCTCCTTTAACAGGGTTGAAGCTGGATAAAGGCGCTTTAGATGAGTTCGGGTTGGATATCAGCGACTTCGGTTAA
- a CDS encoding L-serine ammonia-lyase, producing MAISVFDMFSIGIGPSSSHTVGPMRAAHRFIEFITEKGLLDSTHRVVSELYGSLGATGKGHGSDTAVLLGLEGHLPEEINPDIIPERLEVIRGDGKIHLNEAKVINFNEDKDLVLYKKKSLPKHANGMIFYAYDEDGNQIAQRTFYSVGGGFVVNDDVDADAPIIEDDTKVKYPFSSAKELMDICEEEGICISTLMMENEKSWRSEEEVRSKLLEIWRAMEECIKRGCNREGILPGGLKVKRRAPGIYRKLKSESNTTDTLSTMDWVDLYALAVNEENAAGGRVVTAPTNGAAGIIPAVLYYFMRFNPNADEKAVIRFLLTAGAIGVLYKLNASISGAEVGCQGEVGTACSMAAGALTEVMGGSPLQVENAAEIGMEHNLGLTCDPVGGLVQVPCIERNAMGAIKAINASRLAMRGDGQHKVSLDKVIKTMWATGKDMRDKYKETARGGLAVHIIEC from the coding sequence TTGGCGATTAGCGTATTCGACATGTTCAGCATTGGTATTGGCCCTTCCAGCTCTCACACGGTTGGCCCGATGCGTGCAGCACATCGTTTTATCGAGTTCATCACCGAAAAAGGGTTATTAGACTCGACGCATCGTGTTGTCAGTGAGTTATATGGTTCACTAGGAGCTACCGGTAAAGGTCACGGCTCTGACACCGCTGTACTGCTAGGCTTAGAGGGACACTTACCCGAGGAAATTAATCCCGATATTATTCCAGAGCGCTTAGAAGTCATTCGTGGTGATGGCAAGATTCACTTGAATGAAGCAAAAGTGATCAACTTTAATGAAGACAAAGATCTCGTTTTATACAAGAAAAAGTCACTCCCAAAGCATGCCAACGGGATGATTTTTTATGCGTACGACGAAGACGGAAATCAAATAGCGCAAAGAACTTTTTATTCTGTTGGTGGCGGCTTCGTGGTAAATGATGATGTCGATGCAGATGCGCCCATCATCGAAGATGACACTAAGGTTAAATACCCTTTCAGCTCGGCTAAAGAGTTAATGGACATTTGCGAAGAAGAAGGCATTTGCATTTCTACTTTGATGATGGAAAACGAAAAGTCATGGCGCTCCGAAGAAGAAGTCCGCAGTAAGCTTTTGGAAATTTGGCGTGCTATGGAAGAGTGCATTAAGCGCGGCTGTAACCGCGAGGGAATTTTACCGGGTGGCCTAAAAGTAAAACGTCGTGCGCCGGGAATTTATCGCAAGTTAAAGTCAGAAAGCAACACCACAGATACCTTGTCCACCATGGACTGGGTAGACTTATATGCTCTAGCAGTAAATGAAGAGAATGCGGCTGGCGGACGTGTTGTCACAGCTCCGACGAATGGTGCTGCGGGCATTATTCCTGCTGTCTTGTATTACTTCATGCGCTTTAATCCAAACGCCGATGAAAAAGCCGTCATTCGGTTCTTGCTAACCGCAGGCGCGATTGGCGTTTTGTATAAGTTAAACGCTTCCATTTCTGGTGCAGAAGTGGGTTGCCAAGGCGAAGTCGGCACAGCCTGCTCGATGGCCGCTGGCGCTTTAACAGAAGTCATGGGCGGCTCTCCCCTGCAAGTGGAAAATGCTGCAGAAATCGGCATGGAACATAACTTAGGTTTAACCTGTGATCCGGTGGGCGGTTTAGTGCAGGTGCCATGCATTGAACGTAACGCCATGGGTGCGATTAAAGCCATTAACGCCTCTCGCTTAGCGATGCGTGGCGATGGTCAACACAAGGTCTCACTGGATAAAGTCATTAAGACCATGTGGGCGACCGGTAAAGATATGCGCGACAAATACAAGGAAACTGCTCGTGGCGGTTTAGCGGTACACATTATTGAGTGCTAG
- a CDS encoding amidohydrolase family protein, giving the protein MKLFLKSALVLCLLVGSSFAKARTLDAPERAEGQGPFERLILRGGIVIDGKGAPPFGPVDIIIEDNTIVSVRSVGAPGVAIDESKRPKAGAGDKVVDISGHYVLPGFVDMHGHIAGSVDGLPAEYPFKLWLGHGITTVREPGSFNGLDWTLKHQELSQDNTITAPRIVPYVGFNMDWDKEITTAKDTRRWVRHVADKGAKGIKFFGLPRPMMEAALDEANKQGLGTMMHHAQLNVVGTNALDSARLGLTSMEHWYGLPEALFEDQVIQDYPLEYNYNNESHRFTEAGRLWQQAAKKGSDRWNAVRDELIELDFTLNPTLTIYEASRDVMRARNAPWHKEFTHPKLKQFFEPNRESHGSYFFDWTTQNEIDWKNNYRIWMSFLNDFKNHGGRVTTGSDTGYIYKIFGFGFIRELELLQEAGFHPLEVIQSATINGAEALGMDDKIGTIQAGKLADLVIIEENPIANFKVLYGTGHYRLGLDNKAEYVGGVKYTIKDGIIFDAKQLREDVKQLVEQAKHSK; this is encoded by the coding sequence ATGAAACTTTTTTTGAAGTCAGCACTAGTCTTATGTCTGCTTGTAGGCAGCAGCTTTGCAAAAGCGCGAACCTTAGATGCACCAGAGCGAGCTGAGGGCCAGGGGCCGTTTGAGCGTTTGATTTTGCGTGGTGGGATTGTGATTGATGGTAAGGGGGCACCGCCGTTTGGTCCTGTCGATATTATTATTGAAGACAATACAATTGTTTCAGTACGCTCGGTTGGAGCGCCCGGGGTTGCTATTGATGAATCAAAACGTCCTAAAGCTGGAGCGGGCGATAAGGTCGTGGATATTTCGGGGCATTATGTCTTGCCAGGGTTTGTCGATATGCATGGCCATATTGCCGGTAGTGTCGATGGCTTACCTGCTGAGTATCCGTTCAAATTATGGCTAGGGCATGGCATTACTACAGTCCGTGAGCCGGGAAGCTTCAACGGATTGGACTGGACCTTAAAGCATCAAGAGTTAAGTCAAGATAACACAATTACCGCGCCACGGATCGTGCCTTATGTTGGCTTCAATATGGATTGGGATAAGGAAATTACTACGGCGAAGGACACTCGACGCTGGGTGCGCCATGTGGCTGATAAAGGTGCAAAAGGCATTAAGTTCTTTGGTTTGCCACGTCCGATGATGGAGGCGGCGCTGGATGAAGCCAATAAGCAAGGCTTAGGCACCATGATGCATCATGCGCAGTTGAATGTTGTCGGTACTAATGCTTTAGACTCTGCTCGTCTAGGACTGACATCTATGGAGCATTGGTATGGCTTGCCAGAGGCTTTATTTGAAGATCAAGTGATTCAAGATTATCCACTAGAATATAACTACAACAACGAGTCACACCGCTTTACGGAAGCTGGTCGCTTATGGCAACAGGCTGCTAAGAAAGGCTCTGACAGGTGGAACGCGGTTCGCGATGAGCTGATTGAGTTAGACTTTACGCTAAACCCTACGTTGACCATTTATGAAGCTAGCCGTGATGTGATGCGTGCTCGAAACGCACCATGGCACAAAGAGTTTACTCACCCTAAGCTCAAGCAGTTCTTCGAACCTAATCGCGAGTCACACGGTTCTTATTTTTTCGACTGGACAACTCAGAACGAAATTGATTGGAAAAACAATTATCGAATCTGGATGAGCTTCCTCAATGATTTTAAAAACCATGGTGGCCGAGTGACCACGGGATCGGATACGGGGTATATTTATAAAATCTTCGGCTTTGGATTTATTCGTGAATTAGAGTTGTTACAAGAAGCAGGCTTCCACCCACTCGAAGTTATTCAGTCTGCTACGATTAACGGTGCCGAGGCACTCGGCATGGACGATAAGATTGGTACGATTCAAGCCGGTAAGTTAGCTGACTTAGTCATCATAGAAGAGAACCCTATTGCAAACTTTAAAGTGTTGTACGGCACAGGGCATTACCGACTAGGGCTTGATAACAAGGCGGAGTATGTTGGAGGCGTAAAGTACACCATCAAAGACGGTATTATTTTTGACGCCAAACAGCTTCGAGAAGACGTTAAGCAACTGGTTGAGCAAGCTAAGCACTCGAAGTAA
- a CDS encoding CoA pyrophosphatase, whose protein sequence is MITLDQIQQALDAADEITPRTAKLRPSAVLVPLIEKSDGLHLLLTQRAEHLRHHAGQISFPGGSMDDTDDNLVHTALRETEEEVGIAQADIQVLGKLPLQPTGSGFLIQPVVGILPNNFELILCQDEVSSAFEAPLDFLFDSNNQIHSYKEYGGKNYSIYSIPYDGWNIWGATANIIVKFSQLINHSTYIDKL, encoded by the coding sequence ATGATTACACTCGACCAAATCCAGCAGGCATTAGACGCAGCTGATGAAATAACGCCTCGTACTGCGAAGCTAAGACCAAGCGCGGTTCTAGTCCCCCTGATTGAAAAGTCAGATGGATTGCACCTGCTGTTGACACAACGTGCTGAACATTTGCGTCACCATGCCGGACAAATTAGTTTTCCCGGCGGTAGTATGGACGATACTGATGATAATTTAGTCCACACAGCGCTTCGTGAAACCGAGGAGGAAGTGGGGATTGCGCAAGCCGATATTCAAGTGCTCGGCAAACTGCCCTTGCAGCCCACAGGCTCAGGTTTCTTAATTCAGCCTGTTGTGGGTATCTTACCTAACAATTTTGAGCTGATTTTGTGCCAAGATGAAGTATCGTCTGCTTTTGAAGCACCGCTCGACTTTCTGTTCGATTCGAACAATCAAATTCACTCATACAAAGAGTATGGCGGCAAAAATTACTCTATCTATTCAATCCCTTACGATGGTTGGAATATCTGGGGCGCGACCGCTAATATCATCGTAAAATTTTCTCAGTTGATAAACCACTCAACATATATCGATAAGTTATAA
- a CDS encoding TIGR01777 family oxidoreductase — MSHVLITGGTGFIGRNLVPLLKAQSHEVTVLTRSPDKYRAYPTFKDVKLTSSLTEVSAVDVVINLAGANLSAKRWSDRYKQEIVESRLNLTENLVQWINGQQQKPHTLISGSAIGYYGARGNEELDEESTSGSASEFQVRLCSRWEDAAYKAESLGVRVCCIRTGVVLGDEGALQQMVTPFKFGVGGKLGSGNQYFSWIHIHDHIRAIMHLIDNEELKGTFNLTAPNPVTNERLTNALGSVLHRPTFATMPAFALKIIVGEMATMLLTGQRVFPKKLVKSSFTFEYSTIDEALGDLLN; from the coding sequence ATGTCTCATGTTCTGATCACTGGTGGTACCGGCTTTATTGGGCGCAACCTTGTGCCTTTGCTTAAAGCTCAATCCCATGAGGTTACGGTCTTAACCCGCTCTCCTGATAAATACCGAGCCTACCCAACGTTTAAAGACGTTAAACTCACCAGCTCTTTAACCGAGGTATCGGCTGTCGATGTTGTTATCAATTTGGCCGGGGCCAATTTATCGGCAAAGCGTTGGAGTGACCGCTATAAGCAAGAAATCGTCGAAAGCCGCTTAAACTTGACCGAGAACTTAGTGCAGTGGATTAATGGCCAACAACAAAAACCTCATACTCTCATTAGTGGCTCAGCTATCGGTTATTACGGTGCAAGAGGCAATGAGGAGCTTGATGAAGAGTCAACCTCAGGAAGTGCGTCAGAGTTTCAGGTGCGGTTATGTTCGCGGTGGGAAGATGCCGCTTATAAAGCCGAGTCGCTCGGCGTTCGTGTCTGCTGCATTCGAACCGGAGTGGTGTTAGGTGATGAAGGTGCATTGCAGCAAATGGTAACCCCGTTTAAATTTGGAGTCGGTGGTAAACTCGGTAGCGGGAACCAGTATTTTTCATGGATTCATATACACGATCATATCAGAGCTATCATGCACCTTATTGATAACGAAGAACTCAAAGGGACTTTCAATCTTACAGCGCCGAATCCAGTAACTAACGAGCGCCTAACCAATGCTCTAGGCTCTGTATTACACCGCCCCACTTTTGCCACCATGCCAGCATTTGCGTTGAAGATTATTGTTGGCGAAATGGCGACAATGCTGCTCACTGGACAGCGCGTTTTCCCCAAAAAACTGGTCAAAAGCAGCTTCACCTTTGAGTACTCGACTATTGATGAAGCCTTGGGCGATTTATTGAATTAG
- the pabB gene encoding aminodeoxychorismate synthase component I — translation MKKEQTEAAFVELPYREPVDVRALFGHFADEPWALLLDSGKTLHQAAQFDIILARPRATFAFSDGESDVTGAEITISNDPFDDLKRFYQLGLEDAQALPDELSQLPFHGGIAGYCSYDAGRYVEKLPTNAEDDIELPELAFGLYEWAFISDHRNHKSYLVKFCHYCDAYWKDIVAEFETLYQDGVSAQREAFRLNGGWQSNMNKEGYIKRFNQVHEYIHAGDCYQVNLAQRFTADFEGHPWNAYLRLTEHNQAPFSSYMNLGEQQILSLSPERFIQVYPQGKGKNKKLHVVTQPIKGTRPRSKDEAEDKRLSDELENSEKDRAENLMIVDLLRNDIGRNAEIGSVKVTKLFELQSFISVHHLVSTIEADLAQQSDVFTLLKHCFPGGSITGAPKVRAMEIIEELEPHRRSIYCGSVMYLDFRGYLDSNIAIRTLVTDNNKIHAWGGGGLVADSEAENEYEETLHKLSKILPVLDDE, via the coding sequence ATGAAAAAAGAGCAAACAGAAGCCGCATTCGTTGAATTACCTTATCGTGAGCCCGTCGATGTTCGAGCGCTTTTTGGACACTTTGCGGACGAACCTTGGGCGTTACTACTAGACAGTGGAAAGACTCTCCACCAAGCCGCACAGTTTGACATTATTCTTGCAAGACCAAGAGCAACCTTTGCTTTCTCAGATGGCGAGTCAGACGTTACAGGCGCGGAGATAACGATCAGCAATGATCCTTTTGACGATCTCAAGCGTTTTTACCAACTCGGTTTAGAAGATGCCCAGGCATTACCTGACGAGCTATCACAATTACCTTTTCACGGTGGTATCGCCGGTTACTGTAGTTATGATGCTGGTCGATACGTGGAAAAGCTTCCGACCAACGCCGAAGACGATATTGAATTGCCCGAACTCGCTTTTGGTTTGTATGAGTGGGCTTTTATAAGCGATCACCGAAATCACAAAAGTTACTTAGTAAAATTCTGCCACTATTGTGATGCTTATTGGAAAGATATTGTGGCTGAATTTGAAACACTTTATCAAGACGGCGTTAGCGCGCAACGCGAAGCTTTCCGCTTAAACGGAGGTTGGCAAAGCAACATGAACAAAGAGGGTTACATTAAACGCTTTAACCAAGTTCATGAATATATCCATGCTGGCGACTGTTATCAGGTGAATCTGGCCCAGCGCTTTACTGCTGACTTTGAAGGACATCCATGGAACGCCTATCTAAGGCTGACTGAACACAATCAGGCCCCCTTCTCGTCATATATGAATCTTGGAGAGCAACAAATATTGTCGCTGTCACCTGAACGATTTATACAGGTTTACCCTCAAGGCAAAGGCAAAAATAAAAAGCTGCATGTGGTTACGCAACCGATTAAAGGCACACGCCCACGTAGCAAGGATGAAGCAGAGGATAAACGATTATCCGATGAGCTAGAGAATAGCGAAAAAGACCGCGCCGAAAACTTAATGATTGTCGATCTGCTTCGTAACGATATTGGGCGCAATGCTGAGATTGGCTCGGTTAAGGTCACTAAATTATTTGAGCTCCAATCCTTTATTTCAGTTCACCATTTGGTCAGTACCATTGAAGCTGATTTAGCGCAACAAAGCGACGTTTTCACTTTGCTTAAACATTGCTTCCCGGGTGGCTCTATTACCGGTGCACCGAAAGTTCGGGCGATGGAAATTATCGAAGAACTAGAGCCTCACCGCCGCAGTATTTATTGTGGCTCAGTGATGTATTTGGATTTCCGAGGCTACCTTGACTCAAACATTGCGATCCGCACTTTAGTCACTGACAACAACAAAATCCATGCTTGGGGCGGTGGCGGTTTGGTTGCTGACTCAGAAGCAGAAAACGAGTACGAAGAAACGTTACATAAGCTCAGTAAAATACTGCCGGTTCTTGATGATGAGTAA
- a CDS encoding diguanylate cyclase, with protein MKRFILVLALLFIFDTAKADIEQDLQQLKQSNTSDSGQAFRLIQDLKSRWGDFETDEQKARFYVQESYFYILKSESQKAQSPLRLLLQLPGVSEDSRLAAYSLLSQIYMSLNEYQKAFNYLFEGLSVTPKIQDRSLQFTSYYAAANIFVELGDYDAALEYVLKASDIAVAMNNNENQCYVKALVANIYLRQDRSINHDERLKESIEYCKGLNILVVDANLYKNLAQNYFNHGQLEKSELAYRAALKISADNGYQPDILKIKLGLARVYIETGEFQKAKVYIDEVLHKTEVQESGVSRKDATELMAKYYEKNNNYSEAYKALLELAIIQDKMLKEQADKNLAFQKVKYAHLDQDAQIKILDQKNKLLALTSQVEVQSKRNFQLLLVIVLTVLTGISLWLWRVKKQKERYQRLSQVDALTNTLNRRSALKLANDVHHNSLINDSRYCVIIFDLDYFKTVNDRFGHAMGDWVLKQVSDCVKERIRPVDVFGRLGGEEFIVILPQCMSEDAIKFIERCAKAFKEIEHAKLPSDFRITASFGVAEKSNGESLEELIIEADNAMYQAKRNGRNQVQVY; from the coding sequence GTGAAAAGATTTATTTTAGTACTAGCTCTGCTTTTTATATTTGATACAGCCAAAGCAGATATAGAGCAAGACTTGCAGCAATTAAAGCAGAGCAATACTAGCGACTCTGGGCAAGCGTTTCGGCTGATTCAGGACTTAAAAAGTCGGTGGGGAGATTTTGAGACTGATGAACAAAAAGCCCGGTTTTACGTTCAAGAATCGTATTTCTATATACTGAAATCAGAGAGTCAAAAAGCACAAAGCCCCTTAAGGTTATTGTTACAACTGCCTGGGGTGTCTGAGGACTCAAGGCTAGCTGCTTATTCGTTACTGTCTCAAATCTATATGAGCCTGAATGAATATCAAAAGGCTTTTAATTACCTGTTTGAAGGTTTGTCTGTAACGCCTAAAATTCAAGACCGGTCCTTGCAGTTCACTTCATACTATGCCGCAGCTAATATTTTTGTAGAGTTAGGTGATTACGACGCAGCTCTAGAGTACGTCCTTAAAGCAAGTGATATTGCCGTGGCGATGAATAATAATGAAAATCAGTGCTATGTGAAAGCATTAGTAGCTAATATCTATTTAAGGCAAGATAGGAGCATAAATCATGACGAGCGGCTTAAAGAAAGCATTGAGTATTGTAAAGGCCTTAATATCTTGGTTGTCGATGCCAATTTATATAAAAATTTAGCGCAAAATTACTTTAATCATGGCCAGCTAGAAAAGTCTGAGTTAGCTTATAGAGCAGCGCTAAAAATATCTGCTGACAATGGTTACCAGCCTGATATTTTGAAGATCAAGCTTGGCTTAGCTCGTGTCTATATTGAGACTGGCGAGTTTCAAAAGGCTAAGGTGTATATTGACGAAGTTCTACATAAAACTGAAGTGCAAGAGTCTGGTGTGAGCCGAAAGGATGCGACAGAATTAATGGCGAAGTACTATGAAAAAAATAATAACTATAGTGAGGCTTATAAGGCTTTATTAGAGCTTGCCATTATCCAAGATAAGATGCTGAAAGAGCAGGCGGATAAAAACTTAGCTTTTCAAAAAGTTAAATATGCACACTTGGATCAAGACGCACAAATCAAAATTTTAGATCAAAAAAATAAGTTGTTAGCACTGACCAGTCAAGTCGAAGTTCAGTCGAAAAGAAACTTTCAATTGCTTCTAGTGATAGTGCTAACCGTGTTAACAGGGATTAGTTTATGGTTGTGGCGAGTAAAAAAACAAAAAGAACGTTACCAAAGGCTTTCTCAAGTCGATGCTTTGACAAACACCTTAAACCGCAGGTCTGCATTAAAACTGGCTAATGATGTTCATCATAATAGCCTAATCAACGATAGCCGTTATTGCGTCATTATTTTTGATTTGGATTACTTCAAAACTGTTAATGATCGGTTTGGCCATGCAATGGGTGACTGGGTATTAAAACAAGTGAGCGATTGTGTGAAGGAAAGAATACGCCCGGTTGATGTATTTGGTAGGCTAGGCGGCGAAGAGTTTATTGTTATCCTGCCTCAGTGTATGAGCGAAGATGCTATAAAGTTTATTGAACGTTGTGCTAAAGCCTTTAAAGAAATAGAGCATGCGAAACTACCCAGTGACTTCCGCATTACTGCAAGTTTCGGCGTTGCGGAAAAGAGTAACGGTGAGTCTTTAGAAGAGCTGATTATTGAGGCTGATAATGCTATGTATCAAGCCAAGAGAAACGGTCGAAACCAAGTCCAAGTATATTAA